In Hydra vulgaris chromosome 06, alternate assembly HydraT2T_AEP, a genomic segment contains:
- the LOC136081664 gene encoding uncharacterized protein LOC136081664, whose product MMGNASGCHLKVLLRFVKLSQPCRHQPLIGRYTLLGFYTQQICVYEEAQSHLEKAADTSNFETDTEEKKGTKQKRKTVMTFCESDEDIVVGDEELYGRYYFDSSNS is encoded by the exons ATGATGGGAAATGCTTCTGGCTGCCATTTAAAAGTTCTGCTGCGATTCGTAAAGCTGTCACAACCTTGCAGGCATCAACCTCTGATTGGAAGATATACCCTGCTAGGATTTTATACACAACAG ATTTGTGTTTATGAAGAAGCTCAGTCACACTTAGAGAAAGCAGCAGATACTTCAAATTTTGAAACTGACACCGAAGAAAAAAAAGGGACAaagcaaaa gAGAAAGACAGTAATGACATTTTGTGAAAGTGATGAAGATATTGTGGTTGGTGATGAAGAACTATACGGAAGATACTATTTTGATAGTTCAAATAGCTAA